The following proteins are encoded in a genomic region of Gimesia algae:
- a CDS encoding DsbA family oxidoreductase: MKLSVDVISDVICPWCYIGKRRLEKAIDAADLQVSVQWHPFQLNPTMPKEGISRKEYRTRKFGSWERSMELDAKVIAVGEAEGIHFAFDKIDQTPNTIDAHRLIWLADQSGCQDAVVEALFRAYFTEGQDIGNRQTLINVVAEVGLDRQAAEAMLDSDEGMDVIANATEMSKRYEVDGVPFFIIDQKLTLAGAQNSETFVDAFKQVQI; this comes from the coding sequence ATGAAATTGTCAGTAGATGTGATTTCAGATGTCATCTGCCCGTGGTGCTACATTGGCAAACGGCGACTTGAGAAAGCCATTGATGCTGCCGATTTGCAAGTCAGTGTGCAATGGCATCCGTTCCAACTGAACCCCACGATGCCAAAGGAAGGGATCAGTCGAAAGGAATATCGCACCAGAAAATTTGGAAGCTGGGAACGGTCAATGGAACTGGATGCCAAAGTTATTGCCGTTGGAGAAGCTGAAGGAATTCATTTCGCCTTCGACAAGATTGATCAAACACCCAATACTATCGATGCCCACAGGCTCATCTGGCTTGCTGATCAAAGTGGCTGTCAGGATGCCGTCGTTGAGGCACTGTTCAGGGCTTATTTTACGGAAGGTCAGGATATTGGTAATCGCCAGACACTTATTAACGTGGTGGCTGAAGTAGGTTTGGACAGACAGGCTGCGGAAGCCATGCTGGACTCTGATGAAGGAATGGATGTAATTGCAAACGCCACAGAAATGTCTAAAAGGTATGAGGTCGATGGAGTTCCTTTCTTCATCATCGACCAGAAATTGACATTGGCTGGGGCACAGAATTCAGAGACGTTCGTTGATGCGTTCAAGCAGGTTCAAATATGA
- a CDS encoding ParB/RepB/Spo0J family partition protein: MKSNDPFRIFPRATLTERQDLRASIEAVGLKNSIVLDADHHVIDGHERRDICEELGIDWYKGADVRDGLSEIEKKALAIELNMWRRPLHLTRPQRNTLIEIYLIAHPEFCDEKISELFGVDRSTVNRRRKKLVQTHKLPKVEATIGTDGVKRKVGKRTGSRLIVKSRKEYDSVIPDIKESGDAVSGLIRRPKRFSAVARRKRALASVKQVRKLPTSHSITCCDFRNLEIEPESVDLILTDVVWTMASRQDWFDLGKLAKTWLKPDGLFVSYIGTSTLPYFCNELMNHLKYVWTISLFFEETQLSFTQKVVEQWRPIVVFGKRSGITLPIRDTLNNTKEKDYHDWQQSLPAALELVEKLSNPGDVICDPQMGSGTNAVAAAIIRNRKFIGCDIDAKAIKIARHRVVTEGKGVVA, translated from the coding sequence ATGAAATCAAATGACCCATTCAGAATTTTCCCAAGAGCGACACTGACCGAACGTCAAGATTTGCGTGCATCAATTGAAGCGGTCGGCTTGAAGAATTCGATTGTGCTGGACGCCGATCACCACGTCATTGATGGTCATGAGCGACGAGACATCTGTGAAGAACTCGGTATTGATTGGTATAAAGGTGCGGATGTTCGTGATGGTCTTTCGGAGATTGAAAAGAAAGCACTTGCCATCGAGTTGAACATGTGGCGTCGGCCACTCCATCTCACACGACCGCAGCGAAATACGCTGATCGAAATTTATCTCATCGCTCATCCTGAATTCTGCGATGAGAAGATTTCTGAATTGTTTGGCGTGGACCGCTCCACCGTGAATCGTCGCCGAAAGAAACTTGTGCAAACGCACAAGTTACCAAAAGTCGAAGCAACTATTGGCACGGATGGCGTCAAGCGAAAGGTTGGCAAGCGGACTGGCTCTCGTCTGATCGTTAAGAGCAGAAAAGAATACGATAGCGTGATCCCAGACATCAAGGAATCCGGTGATGCTGTGAGTGGACTCATTCGGCGACCAAAACGGTTTTCTGCGGTTGCTCGGAGGAAACGTGCTCTCGCCAGTGTGAAGCAGGTACGTAAACTTCCTACAAGTCACAGCATAACCTGCTGTGATTTTCGAAATCTGGAGATCGAACCAGAATCAGTTGATCTAATTCTGACTGACGTTGTTTGGACAATGGCATCACGCCAAGACTGGTTTGACCTTGGGAAGTTGGCAAAGACATGGCTCAAACCAGATGGACTCTTTGTTAGCTATATCGGAACGTCCACCTTACCGTACTTCTGTAACGAATTGATGAATCATCTGAAGTACGTTTGGACGATTAGTCTGTTCTTTGAAGAAACACAGTTGAGCTTCACACAGAAAGTCGTTGAGCAGTGGAGACCCATCGTTGTCTTCGGAAAACGCTCTGGAATAACGCTGCCGATTCGAGACACTCTCAACAACACTAAAGAAAAAGATTATCATGACTGGCAGCAATCCCTTCCTGCGGCACTTGAATTAGTAGAGAAGCTGTCGAATCCGGGAGATGTGATCTGCGATCCTCAAATGGGGAGTGGAACCAATGCTGTTGCCGCTGCGATTATCAGGAATCGGAAATTCATAGGATGCGACATCGATGCCAAGGCGATTAAGATCGCACGTCATCGAGTAGTGACCGAGGGAAAAGGGGTAGTGGCATGA